In Ruminococcaceae bacterium BL-4, one DNA window encodes the following:
- a CDS encoding 5'-deoxynucleotidase PC1_2775: MFHFFAMLSRMKYIHRWGLMRNSRPENLCEHSYETAVLAHALCLLRNRRFGGHVNPERAATLALFHDCTEILTGDLPTPVKYGNQKIQSAYKEVEHDAAGRLLSLLPKELQGDYHTLFLQDAPGDEELRPLVKAADKLSALIKCTEETGTGSLEFSKAKETLLSSIHAMHLPEAEAFLEEFLPSYRLTLDELESPADGNPQN; the protein is encoded by the coding sequence TTGTTCCATTTTTTTGCGATGCTTTCCCGTATGAAATATATTCACCGCTGGGGTCTAATGCGTAACTCCCGCCCCGAAAATCTCTGCGAACACAGTTATGAAACTGCCGTTCTCGCACATGCCCTTTGCCTTCTGCGCAACCGGCGTTTCGGTGGTCACGTCAATCCGGAGCGGGCTGCCACACTGGCCCTTTTTCACGACTGCACCGAAATTTTAACCGGTGATCTTCCGACCCCGGTGAAATATGGCAACCAGAAAATTCAGTCTGCTTATAAAGAAGTCGAGCATGATGCTGCCGGGAGGCTTCTTTCTCTTCTTCCAAAAGAGCTGCAGGGAGACTACCACACGCTCTTTCTGCAGGATGCTCCGGGAGATGAGGAACTGCGTCCGCTGGTAAAAGCTGCGGACAAGCTCAGCGCTCTCATCAAATGTACAGAGGAAACCGGAACCGGAAGTCTGGAATTCAGCAAAGCAAAAGAAACGCTGCTCTCTTCGATCCACGCGATGCATCTGCCTGAAGCCGAAGCCTTTTTGGAGGAGTTTTTGCCGAGCTATCGACTCACACTGGACGAATTAGAATCCCCAGCAGATGGCAATCCTCAAAACTGA
- a CDS encoding conserved membrane protein of unknown function (Evidence 4 : Unknown function but conserved in other organisms): protein MKRLSLEQKPYLLRALLYGMLTAAVLFLPFIIYDKGYFLFYGDFNVQQVPFYQMCHDAIRSGNVKWSWTTDLGANFVGSYSFYLLGSPFFWLTIPFPSQAVPYLMGPLYILKFGCAAMNGSIYIRRYVHSSEGAILGGMLYAFSGFAVYNVFFNHFHEAIVFFPLLLWSLDEYMYHRRRGVFAFFVFVTAFINYYFFVGMVTFLLIYWLLRFFQKDWRISARDFGFLALEAVLGVLCACAILLPTILCIVQNPRVNSPSQGWYALLYDNEQRYLHILSCFFFPPDLPARANFTPDSNSQWASLGAWLPLFSMTGVIAFLQRKKKNWLKTLLFILFFMTMVPVLNSAFQLFNSSYYARWFYMITLMMSLATVQSLELSDVDWLRAIKWTIGITLGISLPIGFMVKKVTSGEEATWSYGLEKYPSRFWPYVAIALLSLLLLLLIFHEYRKNRRRFMKMAIFGAACISVVYGWFFITTGKTQGDDTHNELIPYALNGGKDINLPYSDIFSRIDVYDGMDNLPMYWQMPTIQAFHSIVPGSVMDFYPTIGVKRDVASRPDTKVYALRSFTSCRWLFDPTTRGQNFVDSATNQTRMPGWTYITNENGSNIYENEYFIPMGFSYQKFITRAEYNELSESQRCLVLLKAIVLPDDKAVAIAQQSGLTHLDSPQLADFSQQSYFKDCVERAAGACTSFTTDNNGFSAVAKSSTDRLIFFSVPYESGWSATVNGQSAEIEKANIGFMAVKVPAGEAQIRFNYETPGLKIGVLLSIAGFLILGVYVFRSRQRKRWIEQQRKLDKGV from the coding sequence TTGAAGCGCTTGAGTTTAGAACAGAAGCCCTATCTTCTACGTGCGCTGCTCTATGGGATGCTAACGGCGGCAGTGCTTTTTCTTCCATTTATCATTTATGATAAAGGATATTTTTTATTTTACGGTGATTTTAATGTACAGCAGGTACCGTTTTATCAGATGTGTCACGATGCTATCCGCAGCGGAAATGTTAAATGGAGTTGGACAACCGATCTCGGAGCTAATTTTGTTGGATCCTATAGCTTCTATCTTTTGGGGAGTCCCTTCTTTTGGCTGACCATTCCATTTCCAAGCCAAGCAGTACCATATTTGATGGGTCCCCTTTATATTCTGAAATTTGGCTGTGCCGCAATGAATGGTTCTATTTACATACGCCGGTATGTCCATTCTTCAGAAGGCGCGATCCTTGGCGGAATGCTGTATGCTTTTTCCGGATTTGCCGTTTATAATGTGTTTTTTAATCATTTTCATGAAGCGATCGTCTTTTTCCCATTGCTTCTATGGTCTTTGGACGAATACATGTACCACCGTCGACGCGGCGTCTTTGCATTTTTCGTTTTTGTCACGGCTTTCATTAATTATTATTTCTTTGTGGGAATGGTCACTTTCCTCTTGATTTATTGGCTGCTCAGATTCTTTCAAAAAGATTGGAGGATTTCTGCAAGAGACTTTGGATTTTTGGCGCTGGAGGCGGTCTTGGGCGTCCTTTGTGCCTGTGCCATTCTTTTGCCCACGATCCTTTGCATTGTTCAGAATCCGCGTGTCAATAGCCCTTCGCAGGGGTGGTATGCGTTGCTTTATGATAATGAACAGCGGTATCTGCATATTCTTTCCTGCTTTTTCTTCCCTCCGGATCTTCCTGCCCGCGCGAACTTTACACCGGATTCCAACAGCCAATGGGCTTCGCTCGGCGCATGGCTTCCGCTGTTTAGCATGACCGGGGTTATCGCATTTTTACAAAGAAAAAAGAAGAATTGGCTTAAAACTCTGCTTTTTATTCTTTTTTTCATGACAATGGTGCCTGTGCTTAACAGCGCATTCCAACTTTTTAACAGCAGTTATTATGCTCGTTGGTTTTATATGATCACCTTGATGATGAGTCTCGCGACGGTGCAGAGTTTGGAGCTTTCCGATGTGGACTGGCTTAGGGCAATCAAATGGACAATCGGCATCACGCTGGGAATTTCACTGCCAATTGGATTTATGGTGAAAAAAGTTACCAGCGGGGAAGAAGCCACTTGGAGCTACGGACTGGAAAAATATCCGAGTCGGTTCTGGCCGTATGTAGCTATTGCACTTTTGAGCCTGCTTTTGCTGCTCCTTATTTTCCATGAGTATCGGAAAAACCGCCGTCGCTTTATGAAAATGGCGATTTTTGGAGCTGCTTGTATTTCGGTTGTTTATGGCTGGTTCTTTATCACAACAGGAAAAACACAGGGCGATGACACCCACAATGAACTGATTCCCTATGCGTTAAATGGAGGAAAAGATATTAACCTTCCCTATTCAGATATTTTTTCTCGGATAGATGTCTATGATGGAATGGATAATCTGCCGATGTATTGGCAGATGCCGACAATACAGGCTTTTCATAGTATTGTACCGGGAAGTGTGATGGACTTTTATCCTACGATTGGTGTTAAGCGCGATGTTGCCAGCCGTCCGGATACAAAAGTTTATGCGCTGCGCAGTTTTACCAGCTGTCGCTGGCTGTTTGATCCGACTACCCGTGGACAGAATTTTGTGGATTCTGCAACCAATCAAACTCGCATGCCGGGCTGGACTTATATTACGAACGAAAACGGCAGTAATATTTATGAAAATGAATATTTTATTCCAATGGGGTTCAGTTATCAAAAATTCATCACACGCGCGGAATATAATGAACTTTCAGAATCACAGCGTTGTTTGGTCCTGTTAAAGGCGATTGTCCTGCCAGATGATAAAGCAGTTGCCATCGCTCAGCAGAGTGGGCTTACACATTTGGATTCTCCTCAGTTGGCGGATTTCTCTCAGCAGAGCTATTTTAAAGACTGCGTCGAGCGTGCGGCAGGAGCCTGTACATCGTTTACAACCGATAATAATGGATTTTCAGCGGTTGCGAAGTCGAGCACTGACCGGTTGATTTTCTTTAGCGTTCCCTATGAGAGCGGGTGGAGTGCGACCGTAAACGGTCAATCGGCTGAAATTGAAAAAGCCAATATTGGGTTTATGGCGGTTAAAGTACCAGCCGGTGAGGCACAAATTCGGTTTAATTATGAAACCCCCGGTTTAAAGATTGGTGTTCTTCTTTCGATTGCGGGATTTTTAATTTTAGGAGTTTATGTCTTTCGCAGCCGTCAAAGGAAAAGATGGATCGAACAACAAAGAAAATTAGATAAAGGAGTTTAA
- the ykoT gene encoding putative glycosyltransferase (Evidence 3 : Putative function from multiple computational evidences; Product type e : enzyme) translates to MPTVYFVIPCYNEEAVLPETVKELTKVLEGMEEHGLADQKSRMLFVDDGSRDKTWELISKYHEGNHWVSGLKLSHNRGHQNALLSGLMTAKEVADCAISLDADLQDDVNVLPQFVQKYLEGCDVVYGVRNKRETDTFFKRTTAEGFYKVMQKLGVDIVFNHADYRLMSARALEALSEYKEVNLFLRGIVPLIGYKSDYVYYDRHERFAGESKYPLKKMISFAVDGITSFSVKPLKIISNLGILVSVLSIFGLLYALISHFTGNAVSGWTAIVCSIWLLGGIQMLCLGVVGTYVGKIYSEVKGRPRFKIETLLDDNTDKICGDKHQ, encoded by the coding sequence ATGCCAACGGTTTATTTTGTAATTCCATGTTATAACGAAGAAGCAGTTTTGCCGGAAACGGTGAAAGAGCTGACAAAAGTTTTAGAAGGAATGGAAGAACATGGCTTAGCAGACCAAAAGAGCCGGATGCTCTTTGTAGATGATGGCAGCCGCGATAAAACGTGGGAGCTGATTTCTAAATATCATGAAGGAAATCATTGGGTGAGCGGGCTGAAGCTTTCTCATAACCGCGGACATCAAAATGCACTGCTTTCTGGATTGATGACAGCGAAAGAAGTAGCAGATTGTGCAATCAGTCTGGATGCCGATTTGCAGGACGATGTAAATGTTCTGCCGCAGTTTGTGCAAAAGTATCTGGAAGGCTGCGATGTGGTTTACGGTGTACGCAATAAGCGTGAGACGGATACTTTCTTTAAAAGGACGACGGCTGAAGGCTTTTATAAGGTCATGCAGAAGCTGGGCGTAGATATTGTGTTTAACCATGCGGATTATCGTTTGATGAGCGCCCGAGCATTGGAAGCACTTTCTGAGTATAAAGAGGTCAATCTTTTCCTACGCGGAATTGTGCCTTTGATTGGGTATAAGAGCGACTATGTCTACTATGACCGTCATGAGCGGTTTGCAGGGGAGAGTAAATATCCGCTGAAAAAGATGATTTCGTTTGCGGTGGATGGGATTACCTCTTTTAGCGTAAAACCACTGAAAATCATTTCAAACTTAGGCATTTTGGTTTCGGTTTTGAGCATTTTTGGATTGCTCTATGCACTGATTTCTCATTTTACAGGGAATGCTGTTTCCGGCTGGACGGCAATTGTCTGTTCTATCTGGCTGCTGGGAGGAATTCAGATGCTGTGTCTTGGCGTAGTTGGTACTTATGTCGGCAAAATTTACAGTGAAGTAAAGGGACGTCCGCGTTTTAAGATCGAAACGCTTCTCGATGACAACACGGATAAAATATGTGGAGATAAACACCAGTGA
- a CDS encoding membrane protein of unknown function (Evidence 5 : Unknown function) has translation MTTIKRFSKNPKIVCLVFLTFFICLMLQHWQVFYYFDDFGYASLSYRYTEPNASAMNYNLSQIFDYLGHHYQIWGGRVVSFFQCIVLMRGGLPLIRTVQSIVITLIFACIYKISQTDGETKRTFFLALMVCALYGTLSISVQAVGTYWFSASVLYIFPFFYLLVGMLCYKKALFQYRGKAEWKNYFLAMFLLFLAAFSMEQSGFAAIVTVVAFSACALWKKKDKSLLKKIIPMILVTVTGFIILIIAPGNAIRKAHPFYADYYNLPFLNQIKVSFTRVFYYTYSDKTKLFCIVFSLAALGMAFANEVHIQFQKEGKLRNFSWVVNALTIGLSLFYIFRVSFMTEGAFISNSQFLDSCLGFLYTICIFWSVTQYLFQKNTHTDLFIWCIFLGGYGSMAVLMVVPEFTYRNLLFFSYATFLLVARVICDAFRWLERKDWKFNQLAILLFCPLLICSAVNLVDIYLGYRTNGKVLKYDERVMKQVQEKRKNGQDIQTVKIFKIPLSDYGIDTAVPNEWTRQYYGLPKEFYFQFVDYDANEFKQAVSDLENSNG, from the coding sequence TTGACAACTATAAAACGATTTAGTAAGAACCCAAAAATAGTTTGTCTGGTTTTTCTGACCTTTTTTATTTGTCTAATGCTTCAGCATTGGCAGGTGTTTTATTATTTTGATGATTTTGGCTATGCAAGTTTAAGCTATCGTTATACGGAGCCAAATGCCAGTGCAATGAATTATAATTTATCACAGATTTTTGATTACCTTGGACACCATTATCAAATTTGGGGTGGAAGGGTTGTTTCATTTTTTCAGTGTATTGTTTTGATGCGCGGGGGGTTGCCTCTTATTAGAACAGTACAGTCTATTGTAATTACGCTGATTTTTGCTTGCATTTATAAAATTAGTCAGACGGATGGTGAAACGAAAAGAACTTTTTTTCTGGCGCTGATGGTGTGTGCACTTTATGGGACCCTGAGTATCTCTGTTCAAGCTGTCGGTACCTATTGGTTTTCGGCTTCTGTACTCTATATTTTTCCATTTTTTTATCTTTTGGTAGGAATGTTGTGTTATAAAAAAGCACTTTTTCAGTACCGTGGGAAAGCAGAATGGAAAAATTATTTTCTAGCAATGTTTTTATTGTTTTTGGCTGCCTTCTCTATGGAACAGAGCGGATTTGCAGCAATTGTTACAGTGGTAGCCTTTTCTGCTTGCGCTCTTTGGAAGAAAAAAGATAAGTCCCTTTTAAAAAAAATTATTCCAATGATATTGGTAACGGTTACAGGTTTTATTATTTTGATAATAGCACCGGGAAATGCCATTCGAAAAGCTCATCCTTTTTATGCGGATTATTATAATCTTCCATTTTTAAATCAAATAAAAGTTAGTTTTACGAGAGTCTTTTATTATACTTATTCTGATAAAACAAAACTGTTTTGTATAGTCTTTTCACTTGCAGCGCTCGGGATGGCGTTTGCTAATGAGGTGCATATTCAATTTCAAAAAGAAGGAAAATTACGCAACTTTTCATGGGTTGTTAATGCCCTTACGATTGGGTTAAGTCTTTTTTACATTTTTCGCGTTTCGTTTATGACGGAAGGAGCCTTTATTTCCAACAGTCAGTTTTTGGATAGTTGTTTGGGCTTCCTTTATACGATTTGTATCTTTTGGTCAGTAACACAATATTTATTTCAAAAAAACACCCATACAGATCTTTTTATCTGGTGTATATTTCTCGGTGGATATGGCTCTATGGCAGTGCTGATGGTTGTTCCAGAATTTACCTATCGGAATCTGCTTTTCTTTTCTTACGCTACATTCCTATTAGTTGCTCGAGTTATATGTGATGCGTTTAGATGGTTGGAGAGAAAAGACTGGAAATTCAATCAATTAGCAATCCTTTTATTTTGTCCGTTGTTGATTTGTTCGGCTGTTAATTTAGTAGATATTTATTTAGGCTATCGTACAAATGGAAAAGTGTTAAAATACGACGAAAGAGTCATGAAACAAGTACAGGAGAAGCGGAAAAATGGACAGGATATTCAAACTGTAAAAATTTTTAAAATTCCTCTTTCAGATTACGGAATTGATACAGCGGTTCCTAACGAATGGACAAGGCAATATTATGGGCTGCCTAAAGAGTTTTATTTTCAATTTGTTGATTATGATGCAAATGAATTTAAACAGGCTGTATCTGATTTGGAAAATTCCAATGGATAA
- a CDS encoding membrane protein of unknown function (Evidence 5 : Unknown function) — MREKRITDFIFPIGLLVLNLMLIGLLLWPSAAKLFVNPWVIVAFVGYFVLSFFLTRGQKKKQTQEKNIKSIKILYLVNECLGFIVLAILLTEPYLH; from the coding sequence ATGAGGGAAAAAAGGATAACAGATTTTATTTTTCCGATTGGTCTGCTTGTTTTGAATCTGATGTTGATTGGTTTGCTTTTATGGCCGTCCGCGGCGAAATTATTTGTAAATCCATGGGTGATAGTAGCATTTGTGGGTTATTTTGTACTTTCGTTTTTTTTAACACGGGGGCAGAAGAAAAAACAGACACAAGAAAAAAACATAAAATCAATAAAAATTTTGTATCTGGTGAATGAATGCTTGGGGTTTATTGTTTTAGCGATTTTATTAACAGAACCATACCTCCATTAA
- a CDS encoding protein of unknown function (Evidence 5 : Unknown function) produces MLVTLKMYSISIPMGKVGMVIGLIGVILYWIIIGGAPAAANTKEKREKFKQDIWVRRSILSLKICLEIALVALLIRRP; encoded by the coding sequence ATGCTTGTAACACTTAAAATGTATTCGATCTCCATTCCAATGGGAAAGGTTGGGATGGTAATTGGCTTAATTGGTGTCATTTTATATTGGATCATAATAGGAGGAGCACCAGCAGCAGCAAACACAAAAGAAAAGCGGGAAAAGTTTAAGCAGGATATATGGGTCAGACGTTCTATATTGTCTTTGAAAATTTGCCTTGAAATTGCGTTGGTAGCGCTCCTAATCCGAAGACCTTAA
- a CDS encoding Peptidase M20 domain-containing protein 2, whose translation MKETLYKLIDEQRNNLFDMADFIHDNPEYDGHEEKACALLTDYLKKHGFEVEIGLGEWPTAFRAVYRHGNGGPRIGLLCEYDALPGMGHACGHHLQGPGICAAAIALKEACPSENFSLVVYGTPAEETRSAKVSLQNAGYFSDIDVALMMHGGPDTCVDIKSMALTDYTVTFHGVSAHAALAPERGRSALDALLMSFQGVEFLREHVRDDVRLHYTIAQLPGPENVVPDHAVGTFCVRSYSTDVMQEVCGRFEKLIKGAAMMADVSCEFVKTKTLMGKIPALRLNDLVMANAAACHAPGIAPAREKTGSTDFGNVMSKVPGCCIRVKFVPSGTSSHTQTFVDCGKNEDAHLAILVGAKTLAGTVCDILTIPDLLKEIQTDFEQNRFKV comes from the coding sequence ATGAAAGAGACCCTTTATAAACTTATTGATGAACAGCGTAATAATTTGTTTGATATGGCTGATTTTATTCATGACAATCCGGAATATGACGGGCATGAAGAAAAAGCCTGTGCACTGCTGACCGATTACTTAAAAAAGCATGGTTTTGAAGTAGAAATCGGTTTAGGTGAATGGCCCACCGCCTTTCGTGCTGTTTATCGCCACGGAAACGGCGGTCCGCGTATCGGACTTTTGTGTGAATATGATGCTTTGCCAGGCATGGGACACGCCTGTGGCCATCATCTGCAGGGCCCCGGCATCTGTGCCGCTGCCATTGCGCTAAAAGAAGCATGTCCAAGTGAAAACTTCTCTCTCGTTGTCTATGGCACCCCCGCGGAAGAAACGCGCAGTGCAAAAGTTAGTCTACAGAACGCCGGATATTTTTCTGACATTGATGTCGCTCTGATGATGCACGGCGGTCCAGACACCTGTGTCGATATAAAAAGTATGGCCTTGACTGATTACACGGTCACCTTCCACGGCGTCAGCGCCCATGCGGCACTTGCTCCGGAACGCGGCCGCAGTGCGTTAGATGCGCTTCTGATGAGTTTTCAAGGCGTAGAGTTCTTACGGGAGCATGTGAGAGACGACGTGCGGTTACATTACACGATCGCGCAGCTTCCAGGCCCTGAAAACGTTGTTCCGGATCATGCAGTCGGCACCTTCTGCGTTCGCAGCTACAGCACCGATGTGATGCAGGAAGTCTGTGGACGATTTGAAAAACTGATAAAAGGAGCCGCCATGATGGCAGATGTGAGCTGCGAATTTGTCAAGACCAAGACTTTAATGGGCAAAATTCCAGCTTTGCGGCTGAATGATCTCGTCATGGCCAATGCGGCAGCCTGTCATGCACCAGGGATCGCCCCCGCCCGTGAGAAAACCGGCAGCACCGATTTCGGCAACGTAATGAGCAAAGTTCCCGGCTGTTGTATTCGTGTGAAATTTGTTCCTTCCGGTACCAGCAGCCATACCCAAACCTTTGTGGACTGCGGTAAAAATGAGGACGCTCATTTGGCCATTTTGGTCGGAGCAAAAACCCTTGCCGGAACTGTCTGTGACATTCTCACTATTCCGGATCTTTTGAAAGAGATTCAAACCGATTTTGAACAAAACCGGTTTAAGGTCTGA